A single Primulina eburnea isolate SZY01 chromosome 11, ASM2296580v1, whole genome shotgun sequence DNA region contains:
- the LOC140805306 gene encoding uncharacterized protein translates to MASRMHKSPLSSDFSWDEATDTYSYHSATPSLLSDLGSLGDLTLLGELGSLGDNDLMDDLESASLPIPQVPLSCLHGSSFGDNPDQEVIPGDLDRSFLTPQDVKCLSGLRVNLATLQAREDTMGRPLSNGEKKRVDDRRHPPAPRSSIPTSGSHPQSGRGGGSSSQGRQGPHPMSTDSHASGAVEDKRKDQCTRGHDDGKRKGEVVTPPNLKKGRGDPISSSRGPRKNSLFLEGVNAKERVGSFWDTDDPDMGWRKGRDMICDYDMAHLVPQPPAALSHCLALIGCQVLSSPLGASSAGMFM, encoded by the exons ATGGCTAGTCGCATGCACAAATCTCCCCTTTCGAGTGATTTTAGTTGGGACGAGGCTACAGATACTTACTCCTACCACTCTGCCACTCCGTCCCTCTTGAGCGATTTGGGTTCTTTGGGTGACCTAACCCTTCTTGGTGAATTGGGTTCTTTGGGTGATAATGATTTAATGGACGATCTTGAGAGTGCTTCCCTTCCCATCCCCCAAGTGCCTTTATCTTGCCTTCATGGCTCCTCGTTTGGTGACAATCCTGATCAAGAAGTTATTCCCGGGGACCTAGATCGGAGCTTTCTGACTCCTCAGGATGTGAAGTGCTTGAGTG GGTTGCGCGTGAACTTGGCCACCCTTCAAGCTCGCGAAGACACTATGGGGAGGCCTCTTTCTAATGGAGAGAAGAAAAGAGTTGATGACCGGCGCCACCCTCCTGCTCCTCGATCTTCTATCCCTACTTCGGGGTCGCACCCCCAGTCTGGTCGTGGAGGAGGGTCTAGTTCTCAAGGTCGTCAGGGGCCTCATCCTATGTCCACTGATAGCCATGCTTCTGGAGCTGTTGAGGATAAAAGAAAGGACCAGTGTACTAGAGGACACGACGATGGAAAGAGGAAGGGCGAAGTGGTCACCCCGCCAAACCTTAAGAAAGGTCGTGGAGATCCGATATCGTCTTCTCGAGGCCCTCGGAAGAACTCTCTATTCTTGGAAGGAGTTAATGCTAAGGAGAGAGTGGGGTCTTTTTGGGATACAGATGACCCTGATATGGGATGGAGAAAGGGGAGGGATATGATATGTGATTATGACATGGCCCATTTGGTACCTCAACCCCCTGCTGCTCTATCCCATTGCCTGGCCTTGATAGGTTGCCAGGTGCTTTCCTCGCCCCTCGGTGCCTCTTCTGCAGGGATGTTTATGTGA
- the LOC140804775 gene encoding uncharacterized protein, which translates to MDSSSGGQKSSSTSNSVSSFRSKTDPAWAHFKEDVGNDGKRSWTCLHCNNVWRGGGINRMKKHLAGRKGDIASCKKVPYDVRYQMEQSLKAFEEKSIAPISFEDDNIDGPHMTNLEEEMHPPHTQTRGNDKSFFGAASQKGKRKRDEKMPNFFAPRTTVGAQRSIKSVLVSKEALLNVDMSIARFFYDTCIPINAVNSVYFQQMVDAIAAVGPGYKAPKYNQLRTNLLGSMKKEVQLVVDGYRSVWEERGCTIMADGWQDRSNRQLINFLVYCKRGTSFVRSVDASDIVKNATTLCNLFVELVEWVGSNNIVHLVTDNGANYKAAGALLHDKYPSIKWSPCAAHCLNLILGDIGKMELVSNLTKKASLVTKFVYNHAFLLAWLRKREGWTEIVRPGPTRFATTFIALKSILEHQHDLQAFFTSKTFKDSRYFKDKKASVVLAVVLDTRFWSDCTVVVGVAAPLIRMLRIMDTDRRPSIGYVYDGMYRAKKAIKNIFKNKKKFYKPFTSIVKTRWDKQLRRDIHAAAYLLNPAFAYDKFNMCTKKEIMDGFVEMVTTLISDKSVQRKCIDEVAIYQDRLGSFARQLAIDSSKSMQPDEWWRVFGCSAPNIQNLAIKILSQTSSSSGCERNWSVFERIHTKKRNRLEHQRLNDLVYVHYNLRLKERLDNQMNCQDPIDYESIDKTEFWVMEEEEENSSPILDIDELDEMLYGEEAIPINIQEEENLDKGVGEMQETPSLDLEELLDGGDEDDNDYERTLQELDAVWASKNAT; encoded by the exons atGGATTCATCAAGTGGCGGGCAAAAATCTAGTTCCACATCTAATTCTGTTTCCTCGTTTAGAAGCAAAACCGATCCAGCATGGGCTCATTTTAAAGAGGATGTGGGTAATGATGGGAAAAGAAGTTGGACTTGTTTGCATTGCAATAATGTGTGGAGGGGTGGAGGGATCAATAGGATGAAAAAACATTTAGCAGGTAGAAAAGGAGATATTGCATCATGCAAAAAAGTTCCATATGATGTAAGATATCAAATGGAACAATCTTTAAAGGCATTTGAAGAAAAAAGCATAGCTCCGATATCATTTGAAGATGATAATATTGATGGTCCTCATATGAcaaatcttgaagaagaaatgcaTCCACCACATACTCAAACAAGGGGGAATGATAAATCTTTTTTTGGTGCGGCTTCTCAAAAAGGAAAGAGAAAGAGAGATGAGAAGATGCCTAACTTTTTTGCACCAAGAACTACTGTCGGTGCACAACGTTCTATCAAAAGTGTGCTCGTAAGTAAAGAAGCTTTACTTAATGTTGATATGAGCATTGCTAGGTTTTTTTATGATACTTGTATTCCCATCAATGCTGTGAATTCTGTTTATTTTCAACAAATGGTGGATGCTATTGCTGCTGTTGGTCCCGGTTATAAAGCACCGAAATATAATCAGTTGCGAACAAACTTATTAGGAAGCATGAAAAAGGAAGTTCAATTAGTAGTTGATGGTTATCGAAGTGTTTGGGAAGAAAGAGGTTGCACTATAATGGCTGATGGTTGGCAAGATCGGTCAAATAGGCAACTTATAAACTTTCTAGTGTATTGCAAGAGGGGAACATCATTTGTGAGATCTGTTGATGCTTCTGATATTGTGAAAAATGCAACCACACTTTGTAATCTATTTGTTGAGTTAGTGGAATGGGTTGGATCAAATAATATCGTTCATTTGGTAACTGATAATGGGGCCAACTATAAAGCAGCCGGTGCTTTGCTTCATGATAAGTATCCCTCTATCAAATGGTCACCTTGTGCTGCACATTGTctgaatttgattcttggtgatATTGGTAAAATGGAGCTTGTTAGTAATCTTACAAAAAAGGCTTCTTTGGTAACAAAATTCGTTTACAATCATGCATTTCTGTTGGCATGGTTGAGAAAGAGAGAAGGATGGACAGAGATTGTACGTCCAGGGCCAACTCGTTTTGCTACTACATTCATTGCATTGAAGAGTATCCTTGAACATCAACATGATTTGCAAGCTTTTTTTACTAGTAAGACATTTAAGGATTCTCGATACTTCAAAGACAAAAAAGCAAGTGTTGTTCTGGCGGTTGTTCTTGATACAAGATTTTGGAGTGATTGCACAGTTGTAGTTGGTGTTGCTGCTCCTCTAATACGTATGTTGCGTATAATGGATACTGATCGAAGGCCTTCAATTGGTTATGTCTATGACGGAATGTATAGGGCaaagaaagcaataaaaaatatCTTCAAGAATAAAAAGAAATTTTACAAGCCTTTTACAAGTATTGTCAAGACAAGATGGGACAAACAACTTCGACGAGATATTCATGCAGCAGCATATCTCCTGAACCCTGCTTTTGCATATGACAAGTTTAATATGTGCACTAAAAAGGAGATAATGGATGGTTTTGTTGAGATGGTCACTACCTTGATTAGTGATAAATCTGTTCAGAGAAAGTGCATTGATGAAGTAGCAATTTATCAAGATAGATTAGGAAGTTTTGCTCGACAACTTGCTATTGATTCATCAAAGAGTATGCAACCAG ATGAATGGTGGAGAGTTTTTGGATGTAGTGCTCCAAACATACAAAATTTGGCTATTAAGATTTTGAGCcaaacttcttcttcttcaggaTGTGAAAGAAATTGGAGCGTGTTTGAAAGAATACATACAAAGAAAAGGAATAGATTGGAGCATCAAAGATTAAATGATCTTGTGTATGTCCATTACAACTTGCGTTTAAAAGAAAG GCTTGATAACCAAATGAATTGTCAAGATCCTATTGATTATGAGAGCATTGATAAAACTGAATTTTGGGTtatggaagaagaagaagaaaattctTCACCTATTTTAGACATAGATGAGTTGGATGAGATGCTTTATGGTGAGGAAGCTATTCCAATAAATATTCAAGAAGAAGAAA atttaGATAAAGGTGTTGGTGAAATGCAAGAAACACCTTCTTTGGACTTGGAAGAACTTTTGGATGGTGGGGATGAAGATGATAATGACTACGAAAGAACACTTCAAGAATTGGATGCGGTGTGGGCATCAAAGAATGCAACTTGA